A single region of the Streptomyces caelestis genome encodes:
- a CDS encoding TetR/AcrR family transcriptional regulator: MSTAEETAGGEAQAWGEVTPDAARRLLIAAVEAFAERGYHATTTRDIAGRAGMSPAALYIHYKTKEELLHRISRIGHEKALEILRTAARREGAARERLAGAVSSFVRWHAGGRTTARVVQYELDSLGPDARDEILALRRQCDAEVRGIIEDGVAAGEFDVLDVKGTTLAVLSLCIDVARWFSVDGPWTPDEVGALYADLVLRMVGDGVK, translated from the coding sequence ATGAGTACGGCGGAGGAGACGGCCGGCGGCGAGGCGCAGGCGTGGGGCGAGGTCACGCCCGACGCGGCGCGACGGCTGCTGATCGCCGCGGTGGAGGCCTTCGCCGAGCGCGGGTACCACGCCACGACGACCCGGGACATCGCGGGTCGCGCCGGGATGAGCCCGGCCGCGCTCTACATCCACTACAAGACCAAGGAAGAGCTGCTGCACCGCATCAGCAGGATCGGCCACGAGAAGGCCCTGGAGATCCTGCGGACGGCGGCCCGGCGGGAGGGCGCCGCCCGCGAGCGCCTGGCCGGCGCGGTCAGCTCCTTCGTCCGCTGGCACGCCGGCGGACGCACCACCGCCCGGGTCGTCCAGTACGAGCTGGACTCGCTCGGTCCGGACGCCCGTGACGAGATCCTCGCGCTGCGGCGGCAGTGCGACGCCGAGGTGCGGGGGATCATCGAGGACGGCGTGGCGGCCGGCGAGTTCGACGTGCTGGACGTGAAGGGCACGACCCTGGCCGTGCTCTCGCTGTGCATCGACGTGGCGCGCTGGTTCAGCGTCGACGGGCCGTGGACGCCGGACGAGGTCGGCGCGCTGTACGCCGACCTCGTGCTGCGGATGGTGGGGGACGGGGTGAAGTAA
- a CDS encoding YiaA/YiaB family inner membrane protein, with the protein MSDTPGSKQQNTAAFYGQAVASFAVAMAATAIGIYQLSADAWVRGFLAIAVLYLVTSSFTLAKVIRDRQEGPAQGAAPSYTPFEKH; encoded by the coding sequence ATGAGTGACACACCAGGCAGCAAGCAGCAGAACACGGCCGCCTTCTACGGCCAGGCCGTCGCGTCCTTCGCCGTCGCCATGGCGGCCACCGCCATCGGCATCTACCAGCTGAGCGCCGACGCCTGGGTGCGGGGCTTCCTCGCCATTGCCGTCCTGTACCTGGTCACCTCGTCCTTCACCCTCGCCAAGGTGATCCGGGACCGGCAGGAGGGGCCGGCGCAGGGGGCGGCGCCCTCGTACACCCCCTTCGAGAAGCACTGA
- a CDS encoding acyl-CoA dehydrogenase family protein produces the protein MNLELSEEQSAVRQLARDFVEREITPNAVAWDRAEEVDRAIVKKLGEVGFLGLTIDEEYGGSGGDHLAYCLVTEELGRGDSSVRGIVSVSLGLVAKTVAAWGSEEHKRRWLPGLTSGESVGCFGLTEPGTGSDAGNLTTRAVRDGDDYVINGTKMFITNGTWADVVLLFARSTDAPGHKGVSAFLVPTDTPGLTRRTIHGKLGLRGQATAELVLEDVRVPASALLGEEGKGFSVAMSALAKGRMSVAAGCVGIAQAALDAALRYAGEREQFGKSIAQHQLIQELISDIAVDVDAARLLTWRVADLIDRGRPFAVESSKAKLFASEAAVRAANNALQVFGGYGYIDEYPAGKLLRDARVMTLYEGTSQIQKLVIGRALTGVSAF, from the coding sequence GTGAACCTGGAGCTCAGCGAGGAGCAGAGCGCGGTCCGGCAGCTCGCGCGGGACTTCGTGGAGCGGGAGATCACCCCGAACGCCGTCGCCTGGGACCGTGCCGAGGAAGTCGACCGCGCGATCGTCAAGAAACTCGGCGAAGTCGGCTTCCTGGGGCTGACGATCGACGAGGAGTACGGCGGCTCGGGCGGCGACCACCTCGCGTACTGCCTGGTCACGGAGGAACTCGGCCGGGGCGACTCGTCCGTGCGCGGGATCGTCTCCGTCTCGCTGGGGCTCGTCGCGAAGACCGTCGCCGCCTGGGGGAGCGAGGAGCACAAGCGGCGGTGGCTGCCGGGGCTCACGTCCGGCGAGTCGGTCGGCTGCTTCGGCCTCACCGAGCCGGGCACGGGATCGGACGCGGGCAACCTCACGACGCGGGCGGTGCGGGACGGCGACGACTACGTCATCAACGGCACCAAGATGTTCATCACCAACGGCACCTGGGCCGACGTCGTCCTGCTCTTCGCCCGCTCCACGGACGCCCCCGGCCACAAGGGCGTCTCCGCCTTCCTGGTCCCCACGGACACGCCCGGCCTGACGCGCCGCACGATCCACGGGAAGCTCGGGCTGCGCGGCCAGGCCACGGCCGAGCTCGTGCTGGAGGACGTGCGGGTGCCCGCCTCGGCCCTGCTGGGGGAGGAGGGCAAGGGCTTCTCGGTCGCCATGTCCGCCCTCGCCAAGGGCCGGATGTCGGTCGCGGCGGGCTGTGTCGGCATAGCCCAGGCCGCGTTGGACGCGGCCCTGCGGTACGCGGGCGAGCGCGAGCAGTTCGGGAAGAGCATCGCCCAGCATCAGCTGATCCAGGAGCTGATCAGCGACATCGCCGTGGACGTCGACGCCGCCCGGCTGCTGACCTGGCGGGTCGCCGATCTGATCGACCGGGGCCGGCCGTTCGCCGTCGAGTCGTCCAAGGCCAAGCTGTTCGCCTCGGAGGCGGCGGTCCGCGCCGCCAACAACGCGCTCCAGGTCTTCGGCGGCTACGGCTACATCGACGAGTACCCCGCGGGCAAGCTGCTGCGGGACGCCCGCGTGATGACCCTCTACGAGGGCACGAGCCAGATCCAGAAGCTGGTCATCGGGCGTGCGCTGACGGGGGTTTCGGCGTTCTGA
- a CDS encoding TetR/AcrR family transcriptional regulator produces the protein MARPRKPLLSTDRIVETARALVDAEGLAAVSTRRLAAELGVSGPSLYNHFRTKDEILEAVADSVSGQVDLTMFQDGRDWRTALHDWAVSYRAALRDHPNIVPVLARGPGRRPAGLRLADAVYGAMVEAGWPSAQATSIGALMRYFVMGSALGSFAGGFVDDASAYDPADYPHLQQAHLLAEQQEKIDERAFETGLTALLDGLARQYEQVRRTA, from the coding sequence ATGGCCCGACCGCGCAAGCCCCTCCTCAGCACCGACCGGATCGTCGAGACGGCCCGCGCGCTCGTGGACGCGGAGGGCCTCGCGGCCGTCTCCACCCGTCGGCTCGCCGCCGAACTCGGGGTCAGCGGGCCCTCGCTCTACAACCACTTCCGCACCAAGGACGAGATCCTGGAGGCGGTCGCCGACTCGGTGAGCGGCCAGGTGGACCTGACGATGTTCCAGGACGGCCGGGACTGGCGGACCGCGCTGCACGACTGGGCCGTCTCCTACCGGGCCGCGCTGCGCGACCACCCGAACATCGTCCCGGTGCTGGCCCGCGGCCCCGGCCGCCGCCCGGCGGGCCTGCGCCTCGCCGACGCCGTCTACGGCGCGATGGTCGAGGCGGGCTGGCCGTCGGCGCAGGCCACCTCCATCGGCGCGCTGATGCGCTACTTCGTGATGGGCTCCGCGCTCGGCTCCTTCGCCGGGGGCTTCGTGGACGACGCCAGCGCCTACGACCCCGCCGACTACCCCCATCTCCAGCAGGCCCACCTCCTCGCCGAGCAGCAGGAGAAGATCGACGAGCGGGCCTTCGAGACCGGGCTGACGGCCTTGCTGGACGGGCTGGCACGGCAGTACGAGCAGGTGCGGCGGACCGCGTAG
- a CDS encoding ArsR/SmtB family transcription factor: MTTRDPQATALARLAALFADETRAACLLALLDGRAWTASELARHAGVAASTLSEHLGRLVAGGLLAEERQGRHRYVRLADARVAQWVEDLAAQVAPGTAVRPRNLRESSAGSAMARGRTCYDHLAGRLGIAVTDALTARGLLHQETGFALTDAGLAWFESACIGLDRRGRRPLARACLDWTERRPHLAGVAGAALCRHALETGWCVRIGSERAVKVTAAGERALFDLLGVEAAALR, from the coding sequence ATGACGACGAGAGACCCGCAGGCCACGGCCCTGGCACGGCTCGCGGCGCTGTTCGCGGACGAGACGCGGGCCGCGTGTCTGCTGGCGCTGCTCGACGGGCGGGCCTGGACCGCGAGCGAGCTGGCGCGGCACGCGGGTGTCGCCGCGTCGACGCTGAGCGAGCACCTCGGCAGGCTCGTCGCGGGCGGGCTGCTCGCCGAGGAGCGGCAGGGCCGGCACCGGTACGTCCGGCTGGCCGACGCACGGGTCGCGCAGTGGGTGGAGGACCTGGCGGCGCAGGTCGCGCCGGGTACGGCCGTACGGCCGCGGAACCTGCGGGAGTCGAGCGCCGGTTCGGCGATGGCCCGGGGCCGCACCTGCTACGACCATCTCGCCGGGCGGCTCGGCATCGCGGTCACGGACGCGCTGACGGCGCGCGGGCTGCTGCACCAGGAGACCGGGTTCGCGCTCACCGACGCCGGGCTGGCGTGGTTCGAGTCGGCCTGTATCGGCCTCGACCGGCGCGGCCGGCGCCCCCTGGCCCGCGCCTGTCTCGACTGGACCGAACGCCGGCCTCATCTCGCGGGCGTCGCGGGCGCGGCCCTGTGCCGGCACGCCCTGGAGACGGGGTGGTGCGTGCGGATCGGCTCCGAGCGGGCCGTGAAGGTGACGGCGGCCGGTGAACGGGCCCTGTTCGATCTGCTGGGTGTGGAGGCCGCGGCGTTGCGCTGA
- a CDS encoding DMT family transporter produces MMNNPPSPPARRAELLAAAAATVTVVLWASAFVSIRSAGEAYSPGALALGRLLAGALTLGVICLLRREGWPPRSAWRGIAISGLLWFGVYMVALNWGEQQVDAGTAALVVNTGPILIALLGARLLGDPMPPRLLAGMAVSFAGAVTVGLSMSGEGGSSVLGVALCLLAAVTYAAGVVAQKPALGAASPLQVTTFGCLVGAVVCLPFAGQLVQEAAEAPASATLNMVYLGVFPTALAFTTWAYALSRTTASRMGATTYAAPALVVLMSWLFLGEVPGLLTLVGGALCLAGVAVSRSRAAARAGDPGAVAEPRPERTADSAR; encoded by the coding sequence ATGATGAACAACCCCCCTTCCCCTCCCGCCCGCCGCGCGGAACTGCTGGCCGCCGCGGCGGCCACGGTGACCGTCGTGCTGTGGGCGTCCGCCTTCGTCTCGATCCGCAGCGCGGGGGAGGCGTACTCGCCGGGGGCGCTGGCGCTCGGGCGGCTGCTGGCCGGGGCGCTGACGCTGGGGGTGATCTGCCTGTTGCGGCGGGAGGGGTGGCCGCCGCGCTCGGCCTGGCGCGGGATCGCCATATCGGGCCTGCTGTGGTTCGGCGTCTACATGGTCGCCCTCAACTGGGGCGAGCAGCAGGTCGACGCGGGTACGGCCGCCCTGGTCGTGAACACCGGGCCGATCCTCATCGCGCTGCTCGGTGCGCGGTTGCTCGGTGATCCGATGCCGCCGCGGCTGCTGGCGGGGATGGCGGTGTCGTTCGCCGGTGCGGTGACCGTGGGGCTCTCGATGTCCGGCGAGGGCGGTTCCTCGGTGCTCGGGGTGGCGCTGTGCCTGCTGGCGGCGGTCACGTACGCCGCTGGTGTCGTCGCGCAGAAGCCGGCGCTGGGCGCGGCGAGTCCGTTGCAGGTGACGACCTTCGGCTGCCTGGTCGGCGCGGTGGTCTGCCTGCCGTTCGCCGGGCAGCTCGTCCAGGAGGCCGCAGAAGCGCCGGCCTCCGCGACGCTCAACATGGTGTACCTGGGCGTCTTCCCGACCGCCCTCGCCTTCACGACGTGGGCGTACGCCCTGTCCCGGACGACCGCGAGCCGGATGGGCGCGACGACGTACGCGGCGCCCGCGCTGGTCGTCCTGATGTCCTGGCTGTTCCTCGGCGAGGTGCCGGGGCTGCTCACCCTGGTCGGCGGTGCGCTGTGCCTGGCGGGTGTCGCGGTGTCCCGGTCGCGGGCGGCGGCTCGGGCCGGGGATCCGGGAGCGGTTGCGGAACCCCGGCCCGAGCGGACTGCGGACTCAGCCCGCTGA
- a CDS encoding MFS transporter codes for MDTAPSAQPPASTAPAVGNRRRVATAAALASAVEWYDYFVFGIAAALVLGDLYFPAGSPTAGVMASFATFAVGFLARPLGGIVAGHLGDKRGRKPMLVLALTLMGVATTGIGLLPTYDTIGVAAPILLVLLRIAQGVAVGAQWGGAMLLATEYAPEGKRGVYGSVVQLGVPIGVVTANTVFLAAGALTTDSAFAAWGWRVPFLVGLLVLGLAWYIHTRVEETPAFKEAERALAEQEKTEQSSPLRTILRGHLGTVLLAGGSFAVNTATFYILITGVLDYTTRELDMEKGPVLMVSLCVSLTQLVLIPAAAALSDRIGRIRIYAFGAAGIALWAVPLFLLIDTGSLLWLAVGTFVASCFLSIMYGPQAALFAELFTPEMRYTGASLGYQIAAVAGGGLAPFVMVLLLEATGTSMAVSGYIIALSVIALISIKVLADRARAAEPEAAPEARAEAESAG; via the coding sequence ATGGACACGGCCCCTTCCGCTCAGCCGCCCGCCTCCACCGCGCCCGCCGTGGGCAACCGTCGCCGCGTAGCCACCGCCGCGGCCCTCGCCTCGGCCGTCGAGTGGTACGACTACTTCGTCTTCGGCATCGCCGCCGCCCTCGTCCTCGGCGACCTCTACTTCCCCGCCGGCAGCCCCACCGCCGGTGTCATGGCCTCCTTCGCCACGTTCGCCGTCGGCTTCCTCGCCCGCCCCCTCGGCGGCATCGTCGCCGGCCACCTCGGCGACAAGCGCGGCCGCAAGCCGATGCTGGTCCTCGCGCTCACGCTGATGGGCGTGGCCACCACCGGCATCGGCCTGCTGCCGACGTACGACACGATCGGCGTCGCCGCCCCGATCCTGCTCGTCCTGCTCCGCATCGCACAGGGCGTCGCCGTCGGCGCCCAGTGGGGCGGCGCGATGCTCCTGGCCACCGAGTACGCCCCGGAGGGCAAGCGCGGCGTCTACGGCAGCGTCGTCCAGCTCGGCGTCCCCATCGGCGTGGTGACCGCCAACACGGTCTTCCTGGCCGCCGGCGCCCTCACCACCGACTCGGCGTTCGCCGCCTGGGGCTGGCGCGTGCCGTTCCTGGTCGGCCTGCTCGTGCTCGGCCTCGCCTGGTACATCCACACCCGCGTCGAGGAGACCCCGGCGTTCAAGGAGGCCGAACGCGCCCTCGCGGAGCAGGAGAAGACCGAGCAGAGCTCGCCGCTGCGCACGATCCTGCGCGGCCACCTCGGCACGGTGCTCCTGGCCGGCGGCTCCTTCGCCGTGAACACCGCGACCTTCTACATCCTGATCACCGGCGTCCTCGACTACACGACCCGCGAGCTGGACATGGAGAAGGGCCCGGTGCTCATGGTCTCGCTCTGCGTCAGCCTCACCCAGCTCGTGCTGATCCCGGCCGCCGCCGCGCTCTCCGACCGCATCGGCCGCATCCGGATCTACGCCTTCGGGGCGGCCGGCATCGCGCTGTGGGCCGTACCGCTCTTCCTGCTGATCGACACCGGCTCACTGCTGTGGCTAGCCGTCGGCACGTTCGTCGCCAGCTGCTTCCTGAGCATCATGTACGGCCCCCAGGCGGCCTTGTTCGCCGAGCTGTTCACGCCCGAGATGCGCTACACCGGCGCCTCCCTCGGCTACCAGATCGCGGCCGTCGCCGGCGGCGGCCTCGCACCCTTCGTGATGGTGCTGCTGCTGGAGGCCACGGGCACCTCGATGGCGGTGTCCGGCTACATCATCGCGCTCTCGGTGATCGCGCTGATCTCGATCAAGGTCCTCGCGGACCGGGCGCGTGCGGCGGAACCGGAGGCCGCACCCGAGGCCAGGGCGGAAGCCGAGTCAGCGGGCTGA
- a CDS encoding Zn-dependent alcohol dehydrogenase produces the protein MAVRAAVLPAVGSPLEITGIDLPEPGPGQVRVRLAAAGVCHSDLSLSNGTMRVPVPAVLGHEGAGTVVAVGEGVGHVAPGDGVVLNWAPSCGACHACSLGEVWLCANALGGAADVYARTTEGTDLHPGLNVAAFAEETVVSAACVLPVPDGIPLTDAALLGCAVLTGYGAVHHSAQVRPGETVAVFGVGGVGLATLQAARIAGASKIVAVDVSPEKEELARTAGATDYLVASDTTAREIRALTGKQGVDVAVECAGRAVSIRTAWDSTRRGGRTTVVGIGGKDQQVTFNALEIFHWGRTLTGCVYGNSDPAVDLPVLAEHVRAGRLVLSTLVTERISLDGIPAAFENMLAGKGGRALVVF, from the coding sequence ATGGCTGTCCGCGCCGCCGTCCTGCCCGCCGTCGGCTCCCCGTTGGAGATCACCGGCATCGACCTGCCCGAGCCCGGACCCGGCCAGGTCCGCGTCCGGCTCGCCGCCGCCGGGGTCTGCCACTCCGACCTGTCCCTGTCCAACGGCACCATGCGCGTCCCGGTCCCGGCCGTCCTCGGCCACGAGGGCGCCGGCACGGTCGTCGCCGTCGGCGAGGGCGTCGGGCACGTCGCGCCCGGCGACGGGGTCGTCCTCAACTGGGCCCCGTCCTGCGGCGCCTGCCACGCCTGCTCGCTCGGCGAGGTCTGGCTGTGCGCCAACGCCCTGGGCGGCGCCGCCGACGTCTACGCCCGCACCACCGAGGGCACCGACCTCCACCCCGGCCTGAACGTCGCCGCGTTCGCCGAGGAGACCGTGGTGTCCGCGGCGTGCGTCCTGCCCGTCCCGGACGGCATCCCGCTCACCGACGCGGCCCTCCTGGGCTGCGCCGTCCTCACCGGCTACGGCGCCGTCCACCACTCGGCCCAGGTGCGTCCCGGCGAGACGGTCGCGGTGTTCGGCGTCGGGGGAGTGGGCCTCGCCACCCTCCAGGCCGCCCGGATCGCGGGCGCCTCGAAGATCGTCGCGGTGGACGTGTCCCCGGAGAAGGAGGAACTGGCCCGGACGGCCGGCGCCACCGACTACCTCGTCGCCTCCGACACCACCGCCCGCGAGATCCGCGCCCTCACCGGCAAGCAGGGCGTCGACGTGGCCGTCGAGTGCGCCGGCCGCGCGGTCTCCATCCGCACGGCCTGGGACTCCACCCGCCGCGGCGGCCGCACCACGGTCGTCGGCATCGGCGGCAAGGACCAGCAGGTCACCTTCAACGCCCTGGAGATCTTCCACTGGGGCCGCACCCTGACCGGCTGCGTCTACGGCAACTCCGACCCGGCCGTCGACCTTCCGGTCCTGGCCGAGCACGTCCGCGCGGGCCGCCTCGTCCTGAGCACCCTGGTGACGGAACGCATCTCCCTCGACGGCATCCCGGCGGCTTTCGAGAACATGCTGGCGGGCAAGGGCGGCCGGGCACTGGTCGTCTTCTAG
- a CDS encoding aldehyde dehydrogenase family protein, with protein sequence MKAYDGMYIGGAWRPAAGQDVIEVVNPVDEQVIGTVPAGTAQDVDTAVRAARAALPEWAATPPAERAARLAALRDVLVARADEIAETVTAELGSPLKFSQAVHAAVPIAVAGSYAELAATYAFEEKTGNSVVHHEPVGVVAAITPWNYPLHQIVAKVAPALAAGCTIVVKPAEDTPLVARLFADAVHEAGIPAGVFNLVTGLGPVAGQALAEHPGVDLVSFTGSTVVGRHIAAIAAGQVKKVALELGGKSANVILPTADLAKAVNVGVANVMSNSGQTCSAWTRMLVHRDQYDEAVGLAAGAAAKYGERIGPVVNAKQQARVRGYIEKGVAEGARLVAGGPEAPREKGYFVSPTVFADVTPDMTIAQEEIFGPVLSILRYDDEEDALRIANGTVYGLAGAVWAGDEAEAVAFARRMETGQVDINGGRFNPLAPFGGYKQSGVGRELGVHGLAEYLQTKSLQF encoded by the coding sequence ATGAAGGCATACGACGGCATGTACATCGGGGGCGCCTGGCGCCCCGCCGCCGGCCAGGACGTGATCGAGGTCGTGAACCCGGTCGACGAGCAGGTCATCGGCACGGTCCCGGCCGGCACCGCGCAGGACGTCGACACCGCCGTACGGGCCGCGCGCGCCGCCCTGCCGGAGTGGGCCGCGACCCCGCCCGCCGAGCGCGCGGCGCGCCTGGCCGCCCTGCGGGACGTGCTCGTGGCCCGCGCGGACGAGATCGCCGAAACGGTGACGGCCGAACTCGGCTCGCCCCTGAAGTTCTCGCAGGCCGTCCACGCGGCCGTGCCGATCGCCGTCGCGGGCTCCTACGCCGAGCTGGCGGCCACGTACGCCTTCGAGGAGAAGACCGGCAACTCGGTCGTGCACCACGAGCCGGTCGGTGTGGTGGCCGCGATCACGCCCTGGAACTACCCGCTGCACCAGATCGTCGCCAAGGTCGCCCCGGCCCTCGCGGCGGGCTGCACGATCGTGGTGAAGCCCGCCGAGGACACCCCGCTGGTCGCCCGCCTGTTCGCGGACGCCGTGCACGAGGCCGGCATCCCGGCGGGCGTCTTCAATCTGGTCACCGGCCTCGGTCCGGTCGCAGGCCAGGCTCTCGCCGAGCACCCCGGTGTCGACCTGGTCTCCTTCACCGGCTCCACCGTCGTCGGCCGGCACATCGCCGCGATCGCCGCCGGGCAGGTCAAGAAGGTCGCCCTCGAACTCGGCGGCAAGTCCGCCAACGTCATCCTCCCGACCGCCGACCTCGCCAAGGCGGTCAACGTCGGCGTCGCCAACGTCATGTCCAACTCCGGGCAGACGTGCAGCGCCTGGACGCGGATGCTGGTCCACCGCGACCAGTACGACGAGGCGGTCGGGCTCGCCGCCGGCGCCGCCGCCAAGTACGGCGAGCGCATCGGCCCCGTCGTCAACGCCAAGCAGCAGGCCCGGGTGCGCGGCTACATCGAGAAGGGCGTCGCGGAAGGCGCCCGCCTGGTCGCCGGCGGCCCCGAAGCCCCGCGCGAGAAGGGCTACTTCGTCAGCCCGACCGTCTTCGCCGACGTCACCCCGGACATGACCATCGCACAGGAGGAGATCTTCGGCCCCGTCCTGTCGATCCTCCGCTACGACGACGAGGAGGACGCCCTGCGGATCGCCAACGGCACGGTCTACGGGCTGGCCGGCGCCGTCTGGGCCGGGGACGAGGCCGAGGCGGTGGCCTTCGCCCGCCGGATGGAGACCGGCCAGGTCGACATCAACGGCGGCCGCTTCAACCCCCTCGCCCCCTTCGGCGGCTACAAGCAGTCGGGCGTGGGCCGCGAACTCGGCGTGCACGGCCTGGCCGAGTACCTGCAGACCAAGTCCCTCCAGTTCTAG
- a CDS encoding ABC transporter ATP-binding protein: MTRAISLHDVSKAYTRGARVVDRLSLDITPGEFLVLLGPSGCGKSTVLRMIAGLEEIDEGELLLDGEYANDLPPSGRDMAMVFQNFALYPNMTSRANIGFPLRIEAPGTDPGPRVDATARMLGIEDLLDRLPAQLSGGERQRVAMGRAIARHPSAFLMDEPLSNLDAKLRTHLRAEISQLTRELGVTTVYVTHDQSEAMSLGDRVAVLRGGVLQQVDSPRVVYALPSNVFVAAFIGTPRINLLRGLVRAPLDGAMTISLGKQFLRLPEPLSLDHQLLRVQQGREVIVGLRSEAVRIAKHSAARPGEVPITGLVEHVEFQGHEILVHFNTGSTPAVVPYLEAPRPRPGRPVRRRRREGSVLTRLRERTGAGRAGAVVALDHPGDADPGPAAAEPRLPGDLIVRATPDLALRHGMQVPLLVDLAHLFVFDQHGDRICPHPARLPDLEE, from the coding sequence ATGACACGCGCCATCTCCCTGCACGACGTGAGCAAGGCCTACACGCGAGGCGCCCGCGTGGTGGACCGGCTGTCGCTGGACATCACGCCGGGCGAGTTCCTCGTGCTGCTCGGCCCGTCCGGATGCGGCAAGTCGACCGTGCTCCGGATGATCGCCGGTCTGGAGGAGATCGACGAGGGCGAGCTGCTGCTCGACGGCGAGTACGCCAACGACCTGCCGCCGTCCGGGCGGGACATGGCGATGGTCTTCCAGAACTTCGCCCTCTACCCGAACATGACCAGCCGCGCCAACATCGGTTTCCCGCTGCGTATCGAGGCCCCGGGCACGGACCCCGGGCCGCGCGTGGACGCCACCGCCCGGATGCTGGGCATCGAGGACCTCCTCGACCGCCTGCCCGCCCAGCTCTCCGGCGGTGAACGCCAGCGGGTCGCCATGGGCCGGGCCATCGCCCGCCATCCTTCCGCCTTCCTGATGGACGAGCCGCTGTCCAACCTCGACGCCAAGCTCCGCACCCACCTGCGGGCCGAGATCTCCCAGCTCACCCGCGAACTGGGCGTCACCACCGTCTACGTCACCCACGACCAGTCCGAGGCCATGTCGCTCGGCGACCGGGTCGCCGTGCTGCGCGGCGGCGTGCTCCAGCAGGTCGACAGCCCGCGGGTCGTCTACGCGCTGCCCAGCAACGTGTTCGTCGCCGCCTTCATCGGCACCCCGCGCATCAACCTCCTGCGCGGTTTGGTGCGCGCCCCGCTGGACGGCGCGATGACCATCAGCCTGGGCAAGCAGTTCCTGCGCCTGCCCGAGCCGCTCTCCCTGGACCACCAGTTGCTCCGTGTCCAGCAGGGCCGCGAGGTCATCGTCGGCCTGCGCTCGGAAGCCGTCCGGATCGCCAAACACTCCGCGGCCCGCCCCGGCGAGGTGCCGATCACCGGACTGGTCGAGCACGTGGAGTTCCAGGGCCACGAGATCCTCGTCCACTTCAACACCGGCTCCACCCCCGCCGTCGTCCCCTACCTGGAGGCCCCACGCCCCCGCCCCGGCCGACCCGTCCGGCGGCGCCGCCGCGAGGGCTCGGTCCTCACGCGGCTGCGGGAGCGGACCGGAGCCGGCCGGGCGGGAGCTGTCGTGGCCCTGGACCACCCAGGGGACGCGGATCCCGGCCCCGCGGCGGCAGAACCCCGCCTGCCCGGCGACCTCATCGTGCGCGCCACACCGGACCTGGCCCTCCGTCACGGCATGCAGGTGCCGCTGCTCGTCGACCTCGCCCACCTCTTCGTCTTCGACCAGCACGGCGACCGCATCTGCCCGCACCCGGCGCGCCTGCCCGATCTGGAGGAGTGA